Proteins from a genomic interval of Clostridium cochlearium:
- a CDS encoding histidinol phosphate phosphatase, producing the protein MFDSHIHTSFSTDSKMTLDEVLEKSKKENIGVILTEHFDLKSLSPEEFIFDIEDYFEQYAPYRNEKLLLGLEMGMRPDCIEENKEISKKYDFDFILGSVHLAEHEDIYYDIYSEEFYKGRNKKEVYNNYLEHMLQCVKNYDFVDALGHIDYICRYARYEDTELYYDEYEEILNEIFKELSLKDKALEINTRRLGDKNTHKPLFQIYKNFRKLGGKYVTIGSDSHRDIDIGSNFKVARELAEESGLKLIYYKNRKPEFI; encoded by the coding sequence ATGTTTGATAGTCATATTCATACAAGTTTTTCAACAGATAGTAAAATGACTTTAGATGAGGTTTTAGAAAAATCTAAAAAGGAAAATATAGGTGTAATATTAACGGAACATTTTGATTTAAAATCTCTATCTCCTGAAGAGTTTATATTTGATATAGAGGATTATTTTGAACAGTATGCACCATATAGAAATGAAAAACTCTTATTAGGTTTAGAAATGGGCATGAGACCTGATTGTATAGAAGAAAATAAAGAGATATCTAAGAAATATGATTTTGATTTTATTTTAGGTTCTGTGCATTTAGCAGAACATGAAGATATATATTATGATATATATTCTGAAGAATTTTATAAAGGAAGGAACAAAAAAGAAGTTTATAATAATTATTTAGAGCATATGTTACAATGCGTTAAAAACTATGACTTTGTAGATGCTTTAGGACATATAGATTACATATGTAGATATGCAAGGTATGAAGATACAGAGCTTTATTATGATGAATATGAAGAAATATTAAATGAGATATTTAAAGAATTAAGTTTAAAAGATAAGGCGTTAGAAATAAATACAAGAAGATTAGGAGATAAAAATACTCATAAACCTCTTTTTCAAATATATAAAAACTTTAGAAAACTAGGTGGAAAGTATGTAACTATAGGGTCTGACTCCCATAGAGATATAGATATAGGTAGCAACTTTAAGGTAGCAAGAGAATTAGCTGAAGAAAGTGGACTTAAGCTAATTTATTATAAAAATAGAAAACCTGAATTTATCTAA
- a CDS encoding flavin reductase family protein yields MTFEEKLGKAIDLIKEKGAFLTIKDGNKVNTMTIGWANIGYQWRVPVLSVMVRESRYSHELIEKASEFTVSIPMNDKLKKELAFCGSKSGRDVDKIKKCNLKLEKGRNVETPIIDNCEMHFECKIVYKEAMSEENLSKDIKEKFYKDGNYHTFYYGEILDCYIK; encoded by the coding sequence ATGACTTTTGAAGAAAAACTAGGTAAGGCAATTGATCTTATAAAAGAAAAAGGAGCATTTTTAACTATAAAAGATGGAAACAAAGTAAATACTATGACTATAGGTTGGGCAAATATAGGATATCAATGGAGAGTGCCTGTTTTATCAGTTATGGTAAGAGAATCTAGATATAGTCATGAGTTAATAGAAAAGGCCTCAGAGTTTACTGTAAGTATACCTATGAACGATAAATTGAAAAAAGAATTGGCCTTTTGTGGAAGCAAATCTGGAAGAGATGTAGATAAAATTAAAAAATGTAATTTAAAATTAGAAAAAGGAAGAAATGTTGAAACACCTATAATAGATAATTGCGAAATGCATTTTGAATGTAAGATAGTGTATAAAGAGGCAATGAGTGAAGAGAATTTATCAAAGGATATAAAAGAAAAATTTTATAAGGACGGAAATTATCATACTTTCTACTATGGAGAGATATTGGATTGTTATATAAAATAA
- a CDS encoding RrF2 family transcriptional regulator has translation MKLSTKGRYGVRAMMDLALNYGDIPISIKSISERQNISEYYLEQLFASLRKADLIKSIRGAQGGYLLNREPKDITVAEIIETLEGPVELSNCVSQGECENMDSCSTRLLWMRIKESIENVTKTTTLQDMVDDYYKLNRCKGKGK, from the coding sequence ATGAAGTTATCTACAAAAGGAAGGTATGGCGTAAGAGCTATGATGGATCTAGCTCTAAATTATGGAGATATACCTATATCTATAAAAAGTATTTCAGAGAGACAAAATATATCAGAGTATTATTTAGAACAATTATTTGCTAGTTTAAGAAAGGCAGATTTAATAAAAAGCATCAGAGGAGCACAGGGAGGATATTTATTAAATAGGGAACCTAAGGATATAACTGTTGCAGAAATTATAGAAACCTTAGAAGGACCTGTGGAATTATCTAATTGTGTATCACAAGGAGAATGTGAAAATATGGATTCTTGTTCCACAAGACTATTATGGATGAGAATTAAAGAAAGTATTGAAAATGTAACAAAAACTACTACACTCCAAGATATGGTAGATGACTATTATAAATTGAATAGGTGTAAAGGAAAGGGGAAATAA
- a CDS encoding replication-associated recombination protein A produces the protein MIEKPLADKIRPKTLDEVFGQKHILGQEKILRRIISSEKLTNMIFYGPPGTGKTTVANIIANKTNKTLYKLNATNASLSDIKSIIGDLDSFMGMRGVVLYLDEIQNFNKKQQQSLLEFMEKGQITLIASTTENPYHYIYKAILSRATIFEFKPLLKEDILKGLKRALDILKKEDFKNTYIDFSKEALEYIANVSNGDLRRALNALELCAYSTKPTKENKIIVDLQVAMECTQRKVLNYDKFGDSHYDIISAFQKSIRGSDPDASIHYLARLIEAGDLISICRRLLVIASEDIGLAYPSAISIVKSCVDSAMQLGLPEGRIPLAQATILLATSPKSNSCIEAIDKALMDIRNKDVGDIPSHIRDSHYSGAESLNRGRGYKYPHNYSNNYVKQQYLPENIKDVVYYKPGKNKMEEKILNYIRYINKEY, from the coding sequence ATGATTGAAAAACCATTAGCAGATAAAATAAGACCAAAAACCTTAGATGAGGTTTTTGGTCAAAAGCATATTCTTGGACAGGAAAAAATATTAAGAAGAATAATAAGTTCTGAAAAACTCACTAATATGATATTTTATGGACCGCCAGGAACTGGGAAAACCACAGTGGCAAATATTATTGCAAATAAAACAAATAAAACTTTATATAAATTAAATGCCACTAATGCATCACTATCAGATATAAAAAGTATAATAGGAGATTTAGATAGTTTCATGGGAATGCGGGGAGTGGTATTATATTTAGATGAAATTCAGAATTTTAATAAAAAACAGCAACAATCATTATTAGAATTTATGGAAAAAGGTCAAATAACCTTAATAGCTAGCACCACAGAAAATCCATATCATTACATATATAAAGCTATATTAAGTAGAGCTACTATTTTTGAATTTAAACCACTTTTAAAAGAAGATATATTAAAGGGTCTAAAAAGAGCTTTAGATATTTTAAAAAAAGAGGATTTTAAAAATACATATATAGATTTTTCAAAAGAAGCATTAGAATATATTGCTAATGTTAGCAATGGGGACTTAAGAAGAGCATTAAATGCGTTGGAACTTTGTGCGTATTCTACTAAACCTACAAAAGAAAATAAAATAATTGTAGATTTACAAGTGGCTATGGAGTGTACTCAAAGGAAAGTGTTAAATTATGATAAATTTGGAGATAGTCATTATGATATAATAAGTGCCTTTCAAAAATCCATTAGAGGAAGTGACCCAGATGCATCTATTCACTATTTAGCAAGACTTATAGAGGCAGGAGATTTAATATCTATTTGTAGAAGACTTTTGGTTATAGCTAGCGAAGATATAGGTTTAGCCTATCCCAGTGCAATATCCATAGTAAAAAGCTGTGTAGATTCTGCCATGCAATTAGGTTTGCCAGAAGGAAGAATCCCACTAGCTCAGGCTACTATACTTTTGGCAACTTCTCCCAAATCAAATTCCTGCATAGAAGCTATAGATAAGGCATTAATGGATATAAGAAATAAGGACGTAGGAGATATACCAAGTCATATAAGAGATTCACACTATAGTGGTGCTGAAAGTTTAAACAGGGGTAGAGGATATAAATATCCTCATAACTATTCAAATAATTATGTAAAACAACAATACCTTCCTGAAAATATAAAAGATGTTGTTTATTATAAACCAGGTAAAAATAAAATGGAAGAAAAAATACTAAATTACATTAGATATATAAATAAGGAATATTAA
- the yhbH gene encoding sporulation protein YhbH, with product MAIFRRYTPIPYNRAGEDRKRHIELVKKSIKNNLVDVLLQEDISIQKENRKIKVPIKAIKEYEFIYSHKRSFIAAGEGNEKKGQRIELNRAWQEGTGMGAGQLEGEDIFETEITMEEIFQSMFDDLELPNLKEKKFKKILNNNLKKKKGFKRYGIFPRLSKRRTAIERIKRKQATKKILRRDIIERFPFKKEDLRYSKVKFRKNKEYNAVIIFIMDTSASMDQMKKYMARSFFFMIYKFIKMKYEEVDICFISHSTIAKEVTEEEFFHKVESGGTYISSGYKKALEIINSKYNPQIYNIYIFHASDGDNWSEDNDRAVKVAKELSDICNLFGYIEIMGYGYSNGIRNKYLKEIEKENFIPLNIEKKEDLWKVLKHILKQEIRGSEGGT from the coding sequence ATGGCCATATTTAGGAGATATACACCAATTCCTTATAATAGAGCAGGGGAGGATAGAAAAAGACATATAGAATTAGTTAAAAAATCAATAAAAAATAATTTAGTAGATGTGCTATTACAAGAAGATATATCTATACAAAAGGAAAATAGAAAAATAAAGGTACCAATAAAAGCTATTAAGGAATATGAGTTTATTTATTCACATAAAAGGTCTTTTATAGCAGCAGGAGAAGGAAATGAAAAAAAGGGACAAAGGATAGAATTAAATAGGGCATGGCAGGAAGGGACAGGAATGGGAGCAGGACAGCTAGAAGGTGAAGATATATTTGAAACTGAAATAACTATGGAAGAAATATTTCAGAGCATGTTTGATGATTTAGAACTTCCCAACCTAAAAGAAAAAAAATTTAAAAAAATATTGAATAATAACCTAAAAAAGAAAAAAGGATTTAAAAGATATGGTATATTCCCCAGGTTATCTAAGAGAAGAACTGCTATAGAAAGAATAAAAAGGAAACAAGCTACTAAAAAGATATTAAGAAGGGATATAATTGAAAGATTTCCATTTAAAAAAGAAGATTTAAGATATAGTAAAGTTAAGTTTAGAAAAAATAAAGAATATAATGCTGTAATAATATTCATAATGGATACGTCTGCTTCAATGGATCAAATGAAAAAATATATGGCTAGATCATTTTTCTTTATGATATATAAATTTATAAAAATGAAGTATGAGGAAGTGGATATATGTTTTATATCTCATTCAACTATAGCAAAAGAAGTTACAGAAGAGGAGTTTTTTCATAAAGTTGAATCAGGAGGAACTTATATATCAAGCGGATATAAAAAAGCACTAGAAATAATAAATTCAAAATATAATCCTCAAATATATAATATATATATATTTCATGCTAGTGATGGAGATAACTGGAGTGAAGACAATGATAGAGCTGTAAAAGTAGCTAAGGAATTAAGTGATATATGCAATTTGTTTGGATATATAGAAATAATGGGATATGGATATTCTAATGGTATTAGAAATAAATACTTAAAGGAAATAGAAAAGGAGAATTTTATACCTTTAAATATTGAAAAAAAAGAAGATCTTTGGAAGGTTTTAAAACACATATTAAAACAAGAAATTAGGGGGAGCGAAGGTGGAACATAA
- a CDS encoding glutamate-5-semialdehyde dehydrogenase, whose translation MEDLNKYLINKGKKAKEASRFLSSIDSTFKNKALHKMGEDLKANMDKIIEANKIDMEKGKEKGLSKALLDRLLIDEKRVNNMVNGLIEVAELSDPVGEVLNMWKRPNGINIGVKRVPLGVIGIIYEARPNVTVDATALCLKSGNAVILRGGSEAINTNKAIGEILEKSAIESGLPEGTVQLIETTDREIVNKMLKLNEYIDVLIPRGGRGLIDNVVKNSTVPVIQTGVGLCHTYIDDSANLQMAKDIVINAKTQRPGVCNAMETLLVHKNVASTFLPDMVKELNKYGVELKLCEKSLDVVKNSIKDEKILCSISKATDEDWDTEYLDLILSIKIVDSLDEALNHIYEHGTKHSEAIITENYTNSQRFLNEVDAAAVYVNASTRFTDGSEFGFGAEIGISTQKLHARGPMGLTQLTTTKYIIYGNGQIRE comes from the coding sequence TTGGAAGATTTAAATAAATATTTAATTAATAAAGGTAAAAAGGCTAAAGAAGCTTCTAGATTTCTATCCTCAATAGACTCTACTTTTAAAAATAAAGCTCTTCATAAAATGGGCGAGGATTTAAAAGCAAATATGGATAAAATCATAGAAGCAAATAAAATTGATATGGAAAAAGGAAAAGAAAAAGGACTTTCTAAGGCCCTTTTGGATAGACTTTTAATAGACGAAAAAAGAGTAAACAATATGGTTAATGGACTCATAGAGGTTGCAGAACTTTCAGACCCAGTAGGTGAAGTTTTAAATATGTGGAAAAGACCAAATGGCATTAATATTGGTGTAAAGAGAGTTCCTCTAGGTGTTATAGGTATAATTTATGAAGCTAGACCTAATGTAACAGTTGATGCAACTGCTCTTTGTCTTAAATCAGGTAATGCTGTAATCCTAAGGGGTGGCTCTGAGGCTATAAATACAAATAAAGCTATTGGAGAAATTTTAGAAAAATCTGCTATAGAAAGTGGACTGCCAGAGGGTACTGTCCAACTTATTGAAACTACAGATAGAGAAATAGTAAATAAAATGCTTAAACTAAATGAATATATAGATGTTCTTATTCCTAGAGGAGGTAGGGGATTAATTGACAATGTAGTTAAAAACTCTACTGTTCCTGTAATTCAAACGGGAGTTGGACTATGTCATACTTACATAGATGACTCCGCTAATTTGCAAATGGCAAAAGATATAGTTATAAATGCAAAAACTCAAAGACCTGGTGTTTGTAATGCTATGGAAACTTTACTAGTTCATAAAAATGTAGCAAGCACTTTCCTTCCTGACATGGTAAAAGAACTTAATAAATACGGAGTAGAACTTAAACTTTGCGAAAAATCATTAGATGTAGTTAAAAATTCTATTAAAGATGAAAAAATACTATGCTCTATATCTAAAGCCACTGATGAAGATTGGGATACCGAATATTTAGATTTAATTTTATCTATTAAAATAGTAGATTCCTTAGATGAAGCTTTAAATCATATATATGAACATGGAACTAAACATTCTGAGGCAATTATTACTGAGAACTATACTAACTCCCAAAGATTTTTAAATGAAGTTGACGCTGCTGCTGTATATGTAAATGCTTCTACTAGATTCACTGATGGCAGTGAATTTGGATTTGGCGCAGAAATAGGAATAAGTACACAAAAACTTCATGCTAGAGGTCCTATGGGACTTACTCAGTTAACTACTACAAAATATATAATTTATGGTAATGGACAGATAAGGGAATAA
- a CDS encoding SpoVR family protein, translating to MEHKLGDLKYWSNEIEDIAKKLGLDCYEQEFEIINYNEMLCYEAYLGMPSRYPHWSFGKNYDKLRTLYQYNIIGIPYEIVINSNPCIAYLMKNNPLSLQILTMAHVYGHNDFFKNNRIFKENIEGEKVLDTFKNNSKLIREYADDFNIGRKKVERVLDIARSIGFQEELITHIINNSKLEKWERDILKIVKKESMYFTSQIETKIINEGWASFCHYKIIKLLDLPKDYFMDIIKIHNRVIAPIIGKLNPYNIGFNLFKSIENKYGIKKVFESREVERDESFIRKYLDEDLCLDLNLYQYGCYDGETVIEGTIKDVGLEGIKATLCLNCGMNTLPNIIIKDYDDDTLILKQQYDIRELNIEYAKETLKNITEISNKNVILETVENGEKVSIMCNLNKEIVYK from the coding sequence GTGGAACATAAATTAGGGGACTTAAAATATTGGAGTAATGAAATAGAAGATATTGCAAAAAAATTAGGTCTTGATTGCTATGAGCAAGAATTTGAAATAATAAATTATAATGAAATGCTTTGCTATGAAGCATATTTAGGAATGCCTTCTAGATATCCTCATTGGAGTTTTGGTAAAAATTATGATAAGTTAAGAACACTGTACCAATACAATATAATTGGAATCCCTTATGAAATTGTGATAAATTCAAATCCCTGTATAGCCTATTTAATGAAAAATAACCCATTATCTCTTCAAATACTTACTATGGCACATGTATATGGACATAATGACTTTTTTAAAAACAATAGAATTTTTAAAGAAAATATAGAAGGAGAAAAAGTTTTAGATACTTTTAAAAACAACTCAAAACTTATAAGAGAGTATGCAGATGATTTTAATATAGGAAGAAAAAAGGTAGAAAGAGTTTTAGATATAGCACGTTCCATAGGCTTTCAAGAAGAATTAATTACACATATAATAAATAACTCTAAATTAGAAAAATGGGAAAGAGATATTTTAAAAATCGTAAAGAAAGAAAGTATGTATTTTACTTCTCAAATAGAGACTAAAATAATAAATGAAGGTTGGGCCTCCTTTTGTCATTATAAAATAATAAAGCTTTTAGATTTACCTAAAGATTATTTTATGGATATTATAAAAATTCATAATAGGGTTATAGCACCGATAATAGGAAAATTAAATCCTTATAATATAGGTTTTAATTTATTTAAATCTATAGAAAATAAGTATGGAATAAAGAAAGTTTTTGAGTCAAGAGAAGTAGAAAGAGACGAATCTTTTATAAGAAAATATTTAGATGAAGATTTATGTTTAGATTTAAATTTATATCAATATGGTTGCTATGATGGAGAAACTGTTATAGAGGGAACAATTAAAGATGTAGGGCTTGAAGGTATAAAAGCTACATTATGCTTAAATTGTGGAATGAATACACTTCCTAATATAATTATAAAAGATTACGATGATGATACATTAATATTAAAACAACAATACGATATAAGAGAATTAAATATAGAGTATGCAAAGGAAACTTTGAAAAATATTACAGAAATATCAAATAAAAATGTAATATTAGAAACTGTAGAAAATGGAGAAAAAGTTTCAATAATGTGTAATTTAAATAAAGAAATTGTATATAAATAA
- the proB gene encoding glutamate 5-kinase: MESVQFNRKEYFKNVKNIVVKVGSSTLTYENGLLNLFHIEHLVRQLADLHNRGYNVILVSSGAIGAGVGKLGLPAKPKSIPEKQAAAAVGQGVLLHTYEKIFAEYSKTIGQILLTKEDMVDEVRSCNATNTFNALLNKRVIPIVNENDAVVVDEIKVGDNDTLSAFVAKLVKADLLILMSDIEGLYNCDPRKNTDAKLINFVEEITEDIVSCAGGVGSNRGVGGMATKIKAAKIATSAGIPMLIVDGSKNEILQNIVEGKEIGTWFNAIK; this comes from the coding sequence ATGGAAAGTGTACAGTTTAATAGAAAAGAATATTTTAAAAATGTAAAAAATATAGTTGTAAAGGTTGGTTCTTCTACTTTAACTTATGAAAATGGTCTTTTAAATCTATTTCATATTGAACATTTAGTTCGTCAACTAGCAGATTTACACAATAGAGGATATAACGTTATTTTAGTATCCTCTGGTGCTATAGGAGCAGGTGTTGGAAAGCTTGGATTACCAGCAAAACCTAAAAGTATTCCTGAAAAACAAGCTGCTGCTGCTGTAGGCCAAGGAGTGCTTTTGCATACCTATGAAAAAATCTTTGCTGAATATAGTAAAACTATTGGTCAAATACTTTTAACTAAAGAGGATATGGTAGATGAAGTTAGAAGCTGTAATGCTACAAATACTTTTAATGCACTTTTAAATAAAAGGGTTATACCTATAGTAAATGAAAATGATGCTGTAGTGGTAGATGAAATCAAAGTTGGAGATAATGACACTCTTTCAGCCTTTGTTGCTAAATTAGTTAAAGCAGATTTATTAATTTTAATGTCTGATATAGAAGGATTATATAATTGTGATCCAAGAAAAAATACTGATGCCAAATTGATAAATTTTGTTGAAGAAATAACAGAGGATATTGTTTCCTGTGCTGGTGGAGTAGGATCTAATCGCGGTGTTGGTGGTATGGCTACAAAAATAAAAGCAGCAAAAATAGCTACTTCAGCAGGTATACCAATGTTAATCGTAGATGGCTCTAAAAACGAAATTCTTCAAAATATAGTTGAAGGAAAAGAAATTGGTACATGGTTTAATGCAATCAAATAA
- a CDS encoding C45 family peptidase: MNLKTRFLKVDKLPYENGIITGKEMSIPIKKYSEKFKHLLDDKNIMKKLDTISKKLEERFPIYLEEVYGRAKGAGIEEKLYLLLMCAEILGEGVGCTSIVYRRKNGSYIIGHNEDDEYRGNPSYITTCIKDNGHWFTTYDYFNMPFGNAFSYNSSGIIKTINYCHSEEANLEGIPRYFIQRHITEATSIEDFIKRCNIEDRASGFHAIALDSNKNIAVSVELTKDDISVKEIKDYYAHTNHYVHEKFKNRKIQQGSTTMFRLEKAYELLKDKIKTKGENIETEDFNDILDYRGKSYEDSILALKSEPNFTCSRIVFDSTIKDKVFLKFFNLDEIFYLNYNI, translated from the coding sequence ATGAATTTAAAGACAAGATTTTTAAAAGTTGACAAATTGCCTTATGAAAATGGAATAATTACTGGAAAGGAAATGAGTATTCCCATTAAAAAATATAGTGAGAAATTTAAACATTTATTAGATGATAAAAATATTATGAAAAAATTAGATACTATAAGTAAAAAACTTGAAGAGAGATTTCCTATTTATTTAGAAGAAGTATATGGAAGGGCAAAAGGTGCAGGTATAGAGGAAAAATTATATCTTCTTTTAATGTGTGCAGAAATCTTAGGAGAAGGGGTTGGATGTACATCTATCGTTTATAGAAGAAAAAATGGTTCTTATATAATAGGACATAATGAAGATGATGAATACAGGGGTAACCCATCATATATAACTACTTGTATAAAAGATAATGGTCATTGGTTTACTACTTATGACTATTTTAATATGCCTTTTGGAAATGCTTTTAGTTATAATAGTAGTGGAATAATAAAAACTATTAATTATTGCCATAGTGAAGAAGCAAATTTAGAAGGTATTCCAAGATATTTTATACAAAGACACATAACAGAGGCAACATCCATAGAGGATTTTATAAAAAGATGCAATATTGAAGATAGGGCATCGGGCTTTCATGCTATAGCTTTAGATTCTAATAAAAATATAGCGGTATCTGTAGAGCTAACTAAAGATGATATAAGTGTAAAAGAAATAAAGGATTATTATGCTCATACAAATCATTATGTACATGAAAAATTTAAAAATAGAAAAATACAACAGGGAAGCACTACAATGTTTAGATTGGAAAAGGCTTATGAGCTTTTAAAAGATAAAATTAAAACAAAAGGAGAAAATATAGAAACAGAGGATTTTAATGATATACTAGATTACAGAGGAAAATCCTATGAAGATTCAATATTAGCTTTAAAAAGTGAACCTAATTTTACCTGTTCTAGAATTGTTTTTGATAGTACAATTAAAGACAAGGTATTCTTGAAATTTTTTAATTTAGATGAAATTTTTTATTTGAATTATAATATTTAG